A portion of the Manihot esculenta cultivar AM560-2 chromosome 2, M.esculenta_v8, whole genome shotgun sequence genome contains these proteins:
- the LOC110608933 gene encoding 3-ketoacyl-CoA synthase 11, with protein HLTNSHSQNCLLPTPITLFLTPFLGMTLVHYSMLIIENLIELWNRLTSNLEMLVISSTFILIIITLYFMRKPRKIYLVDFACYKPAPSYKCPKEHCMKVVDKEEVFTEESLEFVRKILEKSGIGQDAYGSNGVLQIPQDLCMAEARKETEMVVFGAVDELLAKTGVKPADIGILVVNSSVFNPQPSLSAMIVNRYKLRGNVLSYNLGGMGCSAGLISIHLAKDLLQVHPNSYALVVSTENATSSWYEGNERSMLITNCLFRVGGVAVLLSNRSFDRRCSKYQLMNSIRTHKGADDKSYNCVMQREDKNDAIGISLSKELVGVAGDALKANITTLGPLVLPLFEQLKFLATLIMKKILKIKIKSYIPDFKLAFEHFCIHPGGRAVLDTVEKSLDLTEWHMEPSRMTLYRFANTSSTSIWYELAYSEAKGRIKKGNRVWQLGFGSGFKCNSVVWRALRSINPANEENPWIDEINDFPVHIPKATPVMY; from the exons CACCTCACAAATTCTCACAGCCAAAACTGCTTGCTCCCCACTCCCATTACCCTCTTTCTCACACCATTTCTTGGCATGACTTTGGTTCATTATTCAATGCTCATCATTGAAAATCTCATTGAGCTATGGAACCGACTCACATCCAATTTGGAAATGCTTGTTATAAGCTCAACTTTTATACTTATTATAATCACTCTATATTTCATGAGAAAGCCAAGAAAGATTTATTTAGTTGATTTTGCTTGTTACAAGCCAGCACCATCTTACAAGTGTCCCAAAGAGCATTGCATGAAGGTAGTTGATAAAGAAGAAGTGTTCACAGAGGAAAGTTTAGAGTTTGTAAGGAAAATTCTGGAGAAATCTGGGATTGGTCAAGACGCATACGGATCCAATGGAGTATTGCAAATCCCTCAAGACCTATGCATGGCCGAGGCAAGAAAGGAGACAGAAATGGTGGTTTTTGGAGCAGTTGATGAGCTGTTGGCCAAAACTGGAGTGAAGCCTGCAGATATAGGAATACTCGTAGTGAATAGCAGTGTGTTCAATCCTCAGCCCTCTCTCTCGGCCATGATTGTCAATCGCTACAAGTTAAGGGGGAATGTTTTGAGTTATAATCTTGGTGGTATGGGATGCAGTGCTGGACTTATTTCTATACACCTCGCCAAAGATCTTTTACAG GTCCATCCAAACTCTTATGCTCTAGTGGTTAGTACAGAAAATGCCACTAGTAGTTGGTATGAAGGCAACGAACGCTCGATGCTTATCACAAACTGCCTATTTCGAGTTGGAGGAGTTGCAGTTCTTCTATCCAATCGATCATTTGATCGTCGATGTTCTAAATATCAACTTATGAATAGTATACGAACTCACAAAGGTGCTGATGATAAGTCCTACAATTGTGTAATGCAACGAGAAGATAAGAACGACGCGATCGGAATCTCACTATCGAAAGAACTCGTTGGAGTTGCTGGAGACGCCCTTAAGGCGAACATCACTACACTTGGACCATTAGTTCTTCCATTATTTGAACAACTAAAATTTCTTGCCACTTTAATAATGAAAAAGATTctcaaaataaagataaaatcaTACATTCCAGATTTCAAGTTGGCATTTGAACACTTCTGCATCCATCCTGGAGGAAGAGCTGTTTTAGATACAGTGGAGAAAAGTCTTGATCTCACTGAGTGGCACATGGAGCCTTCAAGAATGACTCTCTATAGGTTTGCAAACACTTCAAGTACTTCAATATGGTATGAATTGGCTTACTCAGAAGCTAAGGGAAGGATCAAGAAGGGTAATAGGGTGTGGCAATTAGGTTTTGGTTCAGGTTTCAAGTGCAACAGCGTTGTGTGGCGTGCTTTAAGGTCTATCAATCCAGCCAACGAGGAGAATCCTTGGATTGATGAAATTAATGATTTTCCTGTTCACATACCTAAAGCCACACCTGTAATGTATTAA